In Chryseobacterium lactis, a single genomic region encodes these proteins:
- the katG gene encoding catalase/peroxidase HPI: MEKDLNDISKCPFHNGTMKKSVAGGGTQNQDWWPDQLRVDLLRQHSSLSNPMDKDFDYAEAFKNLDLEAVKRDLHALMTDSQDWWPADFGHYGPLFIRMAWHSAGTYRVGDGRGGAGAGQQRFAPLNSWPDNVSLDKARRLLWPIKQKYGRNISWADLLILTGNIALESMGFKTFGFAGGREDVWEPDSDIYWGSEKTWLGGDLRYAHGSEGVVEGHSAVLPTDDNADGDIHSRNLEKPLAAVQMGLIYVNPEGPDGNPDPIAAAKDIRDTFGRMAMDDEETVALIAGGHTFGKTHGAGPADNVGKEPEGAGIEQQGLGWASTYKSGSGRDAISSGLEVTWTETPTEWSNYFFKNLFENEWELTKSPAGAHQWVAKGGAEIIPDAFDSSKKHRPTMLTTDLSLRLDPVYEKISRHFYENPDAFADAFSRAWFKLTHRDMGPRARYLGPDVPQEELIWQDPIPEVNHELVDANDVQTLTSKLLHSGLSISELVSTAWASASTFRGSDKRGGANGARIRLEPQKNWEVNNPAQLQKVLGVLEGIQKEFNDAQIGGKKISLADLIVLAGNAGVEAAAKNAGQDVKVPFAPGRMDASQEQTDIESMGYLEPFADGFRNYLKRKFTVSTESLLIDKAQLLTLTAPELTVLVGGMRALDTNFEGTKHGVLTSRPGALTNDFFVNLLDMGTQWKAMSEDKELYMGSDRSTGQPKWTATRADLVFGSNSELRAVAEVYGSADAQGKFVNDFVAAWTKVMNLDRFDLI, translated from the coding sequence ATGGAAAAAGATTTGAATGACATCAGTAAATGCCCGTTTCACAACGGAACTATGAAAAAGAGTGTAGCAGGTGGCGGAACTCAAAATCAGGATTGGTGGCCCGATCAGCTAAGGGTAGATCTTTTGCGCCAGCATTCATCACTTTCTAATCCTATGGACAAGGATTTTGACTATGCAGAAGCATTTAAAAATCTGGATCTTGAAGCTGTAAAAAGAGATCTTCACGCCTTAATGACGGATTCACAAGATTGGTGGCCGGCAGATTTTGGTCATTATGGACCTTTGTTTATCCGTATGGCCTGGCATAGTGCCGGAACCTACCGTGTAGGAGACGGAAGAGGTGGTGCAGGTGCAGGACAACAGCGTTTTGCTCCTTTGAACAGCTGGCCGGATAATGTGAGTTTAGATAAAGCAAGAAGATTATTATGGCCTATTAAACAAAAATATGGCAGAAATATATCATGGGCGGATCTTTTAATTCTTACCGGAAATATAGCCCTTGAATCTATGGGATTCAAAACATTTGGATTCGCAGGAGGACGTGAAGACGTCTGGGAACCGGATTCCGATATATATTGGGGTTCAGAAAAAACCTGGTTAGGAGGTGATCTGCGTTATGCACACGGTTCTGAGGGTGTTGTAGAGGGGCATTCTGCGGTTCTTCCTACTGATGATAATGCAGACGGGGATATTCATTCAAGAAATCTTGAGAAGCCATTGGCAGCAGTACAAATGGGATTGATCTATGTAAACCCTGAAGGACCGGATGGAAATCCTGATCCTATTGCAGCTGCTAAAGATATTCGTGATACTTTCGGACGTATGGCGATGGATGATGAGGAAACGGTAGCTTTGATTGCCGGAGGACATACTTTTGGTAAAACCCACGGTGCAGGACCGGCAGATAACGTCGGTAAAGAACCTGAAGGAGCAGGAATTGAGCAGCAAGGACTTGGATGGGCAAGTACTTATAAATCAGGAAGCGGAAGAGATGCTATTTCCAGTGGTCTGGAAGTGACCTGGACAGAAACGCCAACAGAGTGGAGCAATTATTTCTTTAAAAACTTATTTGAAAATGAATGGGAATTAACAAAAAGTCCGGCCGGAGCCCATCAATGGGTAGCAAAAGGCGGTGCAGAAATTATTCCTGACGCATTTGATTCTTCTAAAAAGCACAGACCAACGATGCTGACCACGGATCTTTCATTGAGACTCGATCCTGTATACGAAAAAATTTCAAGACATTTTTATGAAAACCCTGATGCGTTTGCCGATGCATTTTCAAGAGCATGGTTTAAACTTACTCACAGGGATATGGGACCTCGCGCCCGCTACCTCGGCCCGGATGTTCCTCAGGAAGAACTGATCTGGCAAGATCCTATTCCTGAAGTGAATCATGAACTGGTAGATGCTAATGATGTACAAACTCTTACATCTAAACTCTTACATTCTGGATTAAGCATTTCTGAACTGGTCTCTACGGCATGGGCTTCTGCATCAACTTTCAGAGGAAGCGATAAACGTGGTGGTGCCAATGGCGCAAGAATAAGGCTGGAACCTCAGAAAAACTGGGAAGTCAATAATCCTGCACAATTGCAAAAAGTGCTTGGTGTACTGGAAGGAATTCAGAAAGAGTTCAATGATGCTCAGATTGGAGGAAAGAAAATATCGTTAGCCGATCTTATTGTTTTAGCAGGAAACGCAGGGGTAGAAGCCGCTGCCAAAAATGCAGGACAAGACGTGAAAGTACCTTTTGCTCCCGGAAGAATGGATGCTTCGCAGGAACAAACCGATATTGAATCTATGGGGTATCTTGAACCTTTTGCAGACGGATTCCGTAATTATCTGAAAAGAAAATTTACCGTTTCAACAGAATCATTGTTGATTGATAAGGCTCAGTTATTAACGCTTACAGCTCCTGAGCTAACTGTTTTGGTAGGAGGGATGCGTGCATTGGATACTAATTTCGAAGGTACAAAACATGGAGTATTGACCAGTCGTCCCGGTGCTCTTACCAATGATTTCTTTGTGAACCTTTTGGATATGGGAACCCAATGGAAAGCGATGTCTGAAGATAAAGAATTGTATATGGGAAGCGACCGTTCAACAGGTCAGCCAAAATGGACAGCCACACGTGCAGATCTTGTTTTCGGTTCCAATTCTGAACTGAGAGCCGTTGCTGAGGTATACGGAAGTGCTGATGCGCAAGGGAAATTTGTAAATGACTTTGTAGCGGCATGGACCAAGGTGATGAATCTGGACCGCTTTGATCTGATCTGA
- a CDS encoding heme-binding domain-containing protein gives MKKVLVIILVAFIMIQFFPIDKTNPAPTPGMDFLKIKKTPDPIARIIRASCYDCHSNETKYPWYSNIAPPSWFLKNHINEGRKHLNFSTFAVYEPKRQLDKLKECIEMVEKKEMPLESYYLGHQDAKLTDDQRAQLIKYFKMAKEDTERGIMFNK, from the coding sequence ATGAAAAAAGTATTAGTTATCATTCTCGTGGCATTCATTATGATCCAGTTTTTCCCGATTGACAAAACCAATCCGGCACCTACTCCCGGAATGGACTTTCTGAAAATAAAAAAAACGCCGGATCCTATTGCCAGGATTATCCGGGCTTCATGCTACGATTGTCATTCCAATGAAACAAAATATCCGTGGTATTCCAATATTGCACCCCCTTCATGGTTTTTGAAAAACCATATTAATGAAGGCAGGAAACATCTTAATTTTTCTACCTTTGCAGTATATGAACCTAAAAGGCAACTTGATAAACTGAAAGAATGTATAGAAATGGTTGAGAAAAAAGAAATGCCGCTGGAATCTTATTATCTGGGACATCAGGATGCCAAACTAACGGACGATCAGCGCGCTCAACTTATCAAATACTTCAAAATGGCAAAAGAAGATACTGAAAGGGGAATTATGTTCAATAAATAG
- the murA gene encoding UDP-N-acetylglucosamine 1-carboxyvinyltransferase, producing the protein MSGTFQIRGGKKLQGEITPQGAKNEALQILCAVLLTDEEVRIKNIPDIHDVNRLIEILGDFGVKVTKNGQGDYTFKADKVNFDYIKSNEFKKDGAKLRGSIMLMGPMLARYGEAYMPTPGGDKIGRRRLDTHFQGLVELGAEFNYDEEEYFYSLKAKELRGKFILLEEASVTGTANIVMAAALAKGKTRIYNAACEPYLQQLCKMLNRMGANISGIGSNLLTIEGVDYLRGTEHTMLPDMVEIGSWIGLAAMTKSEITIKNVNWNQLGVIPNTFRKLGIELEQRGDDIYIPAQDHYRIQKFIDGSILTISDAPWPGFTPDLLSIILVVATQAKGSILVHQKMFESRLFFVDKLIDMGAQIILCDPHRATVIGLNQEAPLRGTTMVSPDIRAGNALLIAALSAEGKSIIHNIEQIDRGYENIDGRLRAIGADIERI; encoded by the coding sequence ATGAGTGGAACGTTTCAGATAAGAGGAGGGAAAAAACTGCAGGGTGAAATTACTCCACAAGGAGCCAAAAATGAGGCTTTACAAATTCTATGTGCGGTTTTATTAACTGACGAAGAGGTAAGAATTAAAAACATACCGGATATTCACGATGTCAACAGACTGATTGAAATTCTGGGTGACTTCGGAGTAAAGGTTACTAAAAACGGACAGGGAGATTATACTTTCAAAGCGGATAAAGTTAATTTTGATTATATAAAATCCAACGAATTCAAAAAAGACGGTGCCAAATTACGCGGTTCGATTATGTTGATGGGTCCGATGTTAGCTCGTTATGGAGAAGCTTATATGCCAACTCCCGGAGGTGATAAAATCGGAAGAAGAAGACTGGATACTCACTTTCAGGGATTAGTAGAACTGGGTGCTGAATTCAATTATGATGAAGAGGAATATTTTTATTCTTTAAAAGCAAAAGAGCTTAGAGGAAAATTCATCTTGCTGGAAGAAGCTTCTGTAACCGGAACTGCAAATATCGTAATGGCTGCTGCATTAGCCAAAGGAAAAACAAGAATCTACAATGCGGCATGTGAGCCTTATCTTCAGCAATTGTGTAAAATGCTAAACAGAATGGGGGCCAATATCTCAGGAATCGGATCTAACCTTCTGACGATTGAAGGAGTTGATTATTTGAGAGGAACTGAGCATACGATGCTTCCCGATATGGTAGAAATAGGATCATGGATTGGTCTTGCCGCCATGACAAAATCTGAAATTACCATCAAAAATGTAAACTGGAACCAATTAGGAGTTATTCCAAATACATTCAGAAAATTAGGAATCGAGCTTGAGCAAAGAGGTGATGATATTTACATTCCTGCTCAGGATCATTATAGAATTCAGAAATTTATTGACGGTTCAATCCTTACTATTTCGGATGCTCCGTGGCCGGGATTCACTCCGGATTTATTATCTATTATTCTGGTAGTAGCTACTCAGGCGAAAGGAAGTATTCTGGTTCATCAGAAAATGTTTGAATCCAGATTATTCTTTGTAGATAAATTAATTGATATGGGAGCTCAGATCATTTTATGTGATCCACACAGAGCAACTGTCATCGGATTAAACCAGGAAGCACCGTTACGAGGAACGACCATGGTTTCCCCGGATATCAGAGCTGGAAATGCACTGTTGATCGCTGCTCTTTCTGCAGAAGGAAAATCAATTATCCACAATATCGAGCAAATCGACAGAGGATATGAAAATATCGATGGAAGACTAAGAGCCATTGGTGCAGATATTGAAAGAATTTAA
- a CDS encoding DUF4290 domain-containing protein produces the protein MEYNTQKTQLHMPEYGRIIQQLVERCKELSSKEERNEMAMAIIDFMGQRNPQLRDEENYKHKLWDHLFILAEYDLDVESPYPFPTMEQLAEKPKRMEYPKLQGDFKFYGKSILQLIEKAIELEPGDEKEALIEVIANNMKKSYNVYNKEHVTDDVIFRHLKELSENRLDLTGIDSLEKSKIYYTSNNNRSNNNNNNRNNNNSNNKNQTNKKRHNNNHKNRK, from the coding sequence ATGGAATACAATACCCAAAAAACTCAGCTTCATATGCCGGAATACGGCAGAATTATACAACAGTTGGTTGAGCGCTGTAAAGAACTTTCTTCTAAAGAGGAAAGGAACGAAATGGCTATGGCCATTATCGATTTTATGGGTCAGAGAAACCCACAACTTCGGGACGAAGAAAATTATAAACATAAACTTTGGGATCATCTTTTTATTCTGGCAGAGTATGATTTGGATGTAGAATCTCCTTATCCTTTTCCTACCATGGAGCAACTGGCAGAAAAACCAAAAAGAATGGAATATCCAAAACTTCAAGGTGACTTTAAGTTTTACGGAAAAAGTATTCTTCAATTAATAGAAAAAGCAATTGAACTGGAGCCGGGCGACGAGAAAGAAGCCCTGATCGAAGTAATTGCCAATAATATGAAGAAATCTTATAATGTATATAATAAGGAACACGTAACAGATGATGTCATCTTCCGTCATCTGAAGGAATTATCTGAAAACAGACTGGACCTTACGGGAATTGATTCGCTTGAAAAAAGTAAGATTTACTATACCAGCAATAACAACCGAAGCAATAACAATAATAACAACCGTAATAACAACAACAGCAATAACAAAAATCAAACAAACAAAAAAAGGCATAACAATAATCATAAAAACAGAAAGTAA
- a CDS encoding thiol-disulfide oxidoreductase DCC family protein, whose protein sequence is MEDWKNKHIVFFDGDCGVCNFWVQWILEKDKNDQFMFASLQSDFGQQFLSERGLETKEFNTMYLWKPQHYYFIKSRAVLKIADLLGGIYKLSFVGKILPSFLSDKVYDLISRNRMKLANQKCYLPDQQQKKKFIQV, encoded by the coding sequence ATGGAAGATTGGAAGAACAAGCATATTGTATTTTTTGACGGAGACTGCGGAGTTTGTAATTTCTGGGTGCAATGGATTCTGGAGAAAGATAAGAATGATCAATTTATGTTTGCTTCATTGCAATCTGATTTCGGACAGCAATTTTTGTCTGAAAGAGGATTGGAAACAAAAGAGTTTAATACGATGTACCTTTGGAAACCTCAGCACTACTATTTCATCAAATCAAGAGCTGTACTGAAGATTGCAGATTTATTAGGCGGAATCTACAAACTTTCTTTTGTGGGAAAGATTCTCCCTTCATTTTTAAGCGATAAAGTATATGATCTTATTTCCAGAAACAGAATGAAACTGGCGAATCAGAAATGCTACTTGCCGGATCAGCAGCAAAAGAAGAAGTTTATTCAGGTATAA
- a CDS encoding NIL domain-containing protein, translating to MITPNPSLQVLQNKLNLPKKELILEIELNGKMKFEHLMNTIYNQFGICHRVLSANVEYVNGYSFGTVQLYINVNSEDFQQLDFYLNKNKLLSTTVEYTCRKYL from the coding sequence ATGATTACACCTAATCCTAGCCTGCAGGTTTTACAAAATAAATTAAACCTGCCAAAAAAAGAATTGATTCTGGAAATAGAGTTGAATGGCAAAATGAAATTTGAACATTTAATGAATACCATCTACAATCAATTCGGGATTTGCCACAGAGTGTTATCAGCAAATGTGGAATATGTGAACGGATATAGTTTTGGTACGGTACAATTATACATTAATGTCAATTCAGAAGATTTTCAGCAACTTGATTTTTATCTGAATAAAAATAAACTTTTGAGTACAACAGTGGAGTATACCTGCAGAAAGTACTTATAA
- a CDS encoding response regulator transcription factor, giving the protein MPHILLVEDDDRLSKLITQGLREAEFEVTTAYDGITGLKLALQTNFDLVVTDIVLPKKSGLEFCNEIKALKPNLPVVMLTALGTTDDKLEGFDAGADDYMTKPFELRELVARIKVLLKRFSLQTQQKVFILKYEGIEMNLEQKTVSRDHTPIKLTPKEFNLLKFMLENSERVLSRSEIAEKVWETHFDTGTNFIDVYINYLRKKIDKDFDTKLIHTKAGMGFILKKDYETGII; this is encoded by the coding sequence ATGCCACATATTTTACTAGTTGAAGACGACGACAGACTTTCAAAACTTATCACGCAAGGCCTTCGGGAAGCTGAATTTGAAGTAACAACGGCTTATGATGGAATAACGGGTTTGAAACTGGCGTTACAAACCAATTTTGATCTGGTAGTAACCGATATTGTTTTACCTAAAAAAAGCGGTCTTGAATTTTGCAATGAAATAAAAGCATTAAAACCCAACCTTCCCGTTGTGATGCTCACCGCCCTCGGAACTACGGATGATAAACTGGAAGGGTTCGATGCCGGTGCTGATGATTATATGACCAAACCTTTTGAGCTGCGTGAACTGGTAGCAAGGATTAAAGTTCTCCTGAAACGATTTTCTCTGCAGACGCAACAAAAAGTTTTTATCCTAAAATACGAAGGTATTGAGATGAATCTTGAACAGAAGACAGTCAGCCGTGATCACACTCCTATCAAATTAACGCCCAAAGAGTTTAATCTTCTTAAGTTTATGCTGGAAAATTCGGAGCGGGTTCTCTCACGCAGCGAAATTGCTGAAAAAGTATGGGAAACTCATTTTGATACAGGAACCAACTTTATTGATGTTTATATTAATTATCTACGAAAGAAGATAGATAAAGACTTTGATACGAAGCTCATTCATACCAAAGCAGGAATGGGATTTATCCTGAAGAAAGACTACGAAACAGGCATTATATAG
- a CDS encoding ATP-binding protein: MKIRTRLTLLFTLITAMLLGVYSISIYYSSKEAREKSFYSELRNEAIAKADLFFQSSLPEQEMHKLYKNNNRTLNEVQVAIYDTTNRLIYHDDAKVDYVKETPEMLSRIFRKKKISFFMDNLQVIGMVYHYNGKTYAVTAASYDKYGYDYLTHLLTISIIAFISILILIYLAGILLSKKALSPLSEMVNQIKKITAGKLQLRLKTTGEKDELNELAGNFNKMLERLENSFDAQKYFVSNISHELRTPLSAIIAELELASEKDQTKEEYQQTIRYALDDARNMAKLSNSLMDLAKASYDPNEISFSEIRLDEVLLESYAKTTKENAAYKVSLNIDHDVEEHQLVIQGNEYLLQVAFNNLIDNACKYSPEHLCLIDVKIQKNALHINFVNTGIIISQKDLEHIFEPFYRSETSRKEKGYGIGLYLTEKITKLHNAYIVAFSDKNTTVFKFIIKLDNKITV, translated from the coding sequence ATGAAAATAAGAACAAGGCTTACCCTGCTTTTTACTTTAATCACAGCTATGCTTCTGGGTGTTTACAGTATTTCTATTTATTATTCATCAAAAGAAGCCAGGGAAAAATCTTTCTACAGCGAATTAAGAAATGAAGCGATTGCCAAGGCCGATCTATTTTTTCAGAGTTCATTGCCCGAGCAAGAGATGCACAAATTGTATAAAAACAACAACCGAACCCTTAATGAAGTTCAGGTAGCCATCTACGATACTACTAACCGGTTGATCTACCATGACGATGCCAAAGTAGATTATGTAAAGGAAACTCCCGAGATGCTTTCCCGGATATTCCGGAAAAAGAAAATCAGTTTCTTTATGGATAACTTACAGGTGATCGGGATGGTGTATCATTATAATGGAAAGACCTATGCCGTTACCGCTGCTTCCTACGATAAATATGGTTATGACTATCTTACCCACCTTCTTACTATTAGCATTATAGCATTCATCAGCATTTTGATCTTGATTTATCTTGCGGGAATATTGCTTTCAAAAAAAGCATTAAGTCCGCTTAGTGAAATGGTGAATCAAATCAAAAAAATTACTGCCGGAAAGTTACAGTTACGATTAAAAACCACCGGTGAAAAAGATGAGCTCAATGAACTGGCCGGGAATTTCAACAAAATGCTGGAACGTCTGGAAAATTCGTTTGATGCTCAAAAATACTTTGTTTCCAATATTTCACATGAGCTGAGAACCCCATTATCCGCCATCATTGCCGAACTGGAACTGGCTTCTGAAAAGGATCAGACCAAGGAAGAATATCAGCAAACCATTCGTTACGCACTGGATGATGCCAGAAATATGGCTAAGCTTTCCAACAGTTTGATGGATCTGGCTAAAGCAAGCTATGATCCTAATGAAATCAGTTTTTCCGAAATACGTCTTGACGAAGTTCTCCTGGAATCATATGCCAAAACAACGAAAGAAAATGCAGCCTACAAAGTTTCATTGAATATAGATCATGACGTGGAAGAGCACCAACTTGTCATTCAGGGAAATGAATATCTGCTGCAGGTAGCCTTTAATAATTTGATTGATAATGCATGTAAATATTCACCGGAACATTTATGTCTTATTGATGTAAAAATACAAAAGAACGCCCTGCATATCAATTTCGTCAATACGGGAATCATCATTTCACAGAAAGATCTTGAGCATATTTTCGAACCTTTTTACAGAAGTGAAACCTCCAGAAAAGAAAAAGGGTATGGAATAGGACTCTATCTAACTGAGAAAATAACGAAACTTCATAATGCCTATATTGTTGCTTTTTCGGATAAAAACACAACTGTTTTTAAATTTATTATTAAACTAGACAACAAAATAACAGTGTAA
- a CDS encoding YiiX/YebB-like N1pC/P60 family cysteine hydrolase: MTGTLFFLILLLINCSATQTSKLKNGDLLFVTAKETGLSGAINNVTQKQKIASFDHIGILEKQGSTMFVLHAAPKGGSQKQTLQEFLKDQEQDEQKVIVYRLKPEYQKSIPAAIEKANLMLGKPYNFNYILDENSYYCSDFVERAFRKDHIFKLEPMTFIDPKTGKINLFWEEFYQKKNIKVPEGEPGCNPNGLAGSEKIERIKEL, from the coding sequence GTGACAGGAACTCTGTTCTTTTTGATTTTACTATTAATAAATTGCAGCGCCACTCAAACGTCAAAGCTTAAAAATGGTGACTTATTGTTTGTTACCGCGAAAGAAACCGGACTTTCCGGTGCGATCAACAATGTAACTCAAAAGCAAAAAATAGCTTCTTTTGATCATATCGGTATCCTGGAAAAACAGGGAAGTACAATGTTTGTACTGCATGCAGCTCCAAAAGGCGGTTCTCAAAAGCAAACCTTACAAGAATTTCTCAAAGATCAGGAACAGGATGAGCAGAAAGTAATTGTTTACCGTTTAAAACCCGAATATCAGAAATCAATTCCGGCTGCTATTGAAAAAGCCAATCTCATGCTTGGGAAACCTTACAATTTTAATTATATCCTGGATGAAAATTCATACTATTGCTCAGATTTTGTTGAAAGAGCCTTTAGAAAAGATCATATTTTCAAATTGGAACCTATGACTTTTATAGATCCTAAAACAGGAAAGATCAATCTATTCTGGGAAGAGTTTTATCAAAAGAAAAATATAAAAGTGCCGGAAGGAGAGCCCGGTTGTAATCCTAACGGACTGGCAGGTTCAGAAAAAATAGAAAGAATTAAAGAACTGTAA
- a CDS encoding EamA family transporter: MKKSNIAIPATLLAIICVQGGASIAKQLFPAIGAIGTVSLRIVLSAVLLTLINRPKFLEFTRQKWQYCAMYGVGLAAMNLIFYMAIQRIPLGLAVTVEFAGPLFLAIALSRKLLDVVWALLACVGILLIVPWQNDHVDLVGLGLAFLAGMFWAGYIVMGGKVAKIMDGRDAVTTGMLFASLVIIPFTLWDGAVFNLTPTIFVKGLGVAILSSALPFSLEIMALKRLPAKTFSILMSLEPAFAALSGLIFLAEELSFLQWISIACVITASIGTTIFSKVSGS, encoded by the coding sequence ATGAAAAAATCAAATATAGCGATACCTGCGACGCTTTTGGCGATCATATGTGTGCAAGGTGGAGCTTCTATTGCAAAACAACTTTTTCCGGCGATTGGTGCTATAGGTACAGTCAGCTTAAGGATTGTACTTTCAGCTGTTTTACTCACTTTGATTAACCGGCCGAAATTTTTGGAATTTACCCGACAAAAATGGCAATATTGTGCGATGTATGGTGTTGGTCTGGCGGCTATGAATCTTATTTTTTATATGGCCATTCAACGGATTCCATTGGGGTTGGCTGTTACGGTAGAATTTGCCGGACCTTTATTTCTGGCCATTGCATTATCCCGTAAGCTGCTGGATGTTGTCTGGGCATTATTGGCATGTGTTGGGATATTGCTTATTGTGCCATGGCAGAATGATCATGTAGATCTGGTAGGGCTTGGGCTGGCTTTTCTTGCCGGAATGTTTTGGGCTGGTTATATTGTGATGGGTGGAAAAGTAGCTAAGATAATGGATGGAAGAGATGCTGTTACCACCGGAATGTTGTTTGCAAGTCTGGTAATCATTCCTTTTACGCTGTGGGATGGTGCCGTGTTTAATCTTACCCCTACTATTTTTGTAAAAGGTTTGGGAGTGGCCATCTTATCGAGTGCATTACCATTTTCTTTAGAAATTATGGCTTTGAAGAGGCTTCCGGCAAAAACATTCAGTATTCTGATGAGTCTGGAACCTGCATTTGCTGCGCTTTCGGGATTAATTTTTCTGGCAGAAGAGTTAAGTTTTTTACAGTGGATCTCCATCGCATGTGTGATAACAGCAAGCATTGGAACTACTATTTTTAGTAAAGTTTCGGGTAGCTAA
- a CDS encoding alpha-amylase, producing the protein MKKIYFLLPVAALALVTSCQGNDEILNKSPQQLEVHDKIVNVTNHDGRPFSTGKGSGSISGKFVAGPGGGVLMQGFYWDVPEGGTWWNTIKDKVTAWSNAGIGAVWLPPASKAQNGALSMGYDPTDYYDFGNFNQNGSIETRFGSRTELEAFITKAHAENMQVYADIVINHNSGGQSEANPYTGTNTWTDFSGIASGKFQRTYNDFYKNAYGNNDEGSFGGFPDLCHANPHVQDWLWGRDDSVGKYYKNVMKFDGWRFDYVKGFGPWVVNTWNSKVGGFSVGELWDSNVNTLESWANNANSSVFDFAAYYKMDEAFDNGNLNVLNDDMMWKRNPYKAVTFVANHDTDIINNKMPAYAYILTHEGYPTIFYRDYEEWLNKDRMNNLIWIHNNKATGTTSILYTDNDEYIARRNGYNGNPGLVVYINTSSSWQERWIETNWSSQQIKDFTGSSSWYPTTQGDKWVKIQCPPNSYSIWSLNL; encoded by the coding sequence ATGAAAAAAATATATTTTCTTCTTCCTGTAGCAGCTTTAGCACTGGTTACCTCTTGTCAGGGTAATGATGAAATACTCAATAAGTCTCCGCAACAATTGGAAGTTCATGATAAAATTGTGAACGTGACGAATCATGATGGGAGACCATTCAGTACAGGAAAAGGATCGGGATCGATATCAGGGAAATTTGTAGCTGGTCCTGGTGGCGGAGTTTTAATGCAGGGGTTTTACTGGGATGTCCCTGAAGGTGGAACCTGGTGGAATACCATTAAAGATAAAGTAACCGCATGGTCCAATGCCGGTATTGGAGCGGTATGGCTTCCACCGGCTTCAAAAGCCCAGAATGGAGCCTTATCCATGGGATATGATCCAACCGATTATTATGATTTTGGAAATTTTAATCAAAATGGAAGTATAGAAACCCGTTTCGGATCCAGAACAGAGCTGGAAGCCTTCATTACAAAAGCACATGCTGAAAATATGCAGGTGTATGCCGATATTGTGATCAATCATAATAGCGGAGGCCAATCTGAAGCAAATCCATATACAGGAACCAATACCTGGACTGATTTTTCAGGAATTGCTTCAGGAAAATTTCAAAGAACTTACAATGACTTTTATAAAAATGCCTACGGGAATAATGATGAGGGTTCCTTTGGAGGATTTCCGGATCTCTGTCACGCCAATCCGCATGTACAAGACTGGCTGTGGGGAAGAGATGATTCAGTAGGAAAATACTATAAAAATGTGATGAAGTTCGACGGCTGGAGATTTGATTACGTGAAAGGTTTTGGGCCTTGGGTAGTCAATACCTGGAATTCTAAAGTAGGTGGGTTTTCTGTCGGAGAATTATGGGATTCTAATGTCAATACACTGGAATCATGGGCGAATAATGCAAACAGTTCCGTATTTGATTTTGCCGCTTACTATAAAATGGATGAAGCCTTTGATAATGGCAATTTAAATGTATTAAACGATGATATGATGTGGAAAAGAAATCCATACAAAGCCGTAACATTTGTTGCCAATCATGATACAGATATTATCAATAATAAAATGCCGGCCTATGCCTATATCTTAACCCATGAAGGATATCCGACAATTTTTTACAGAGATTATGAAGAATGGCTGAACAAAGATAGAATGAATAATCTGATCTGGATTCACAACAACAAAGCGACCGGAACAACCTCTATTTTATACACCGATAATGACGAATATATTGCAAGACGTAACGGCTACAACGGAAATCCGGGTTTGGTAGTGTATATTAATACCTCTTCAAGCTGGCAGGAAAGATGGATTGAAACCAACTGGAGCAGCCAGCAGATCAAAGATTTTACAGGAAGTTCAAGCTGGTATCCGACGACGCAAGGTGATAAGTGGGTGAAAATCCAGTGTCCCCCAAATAGTTATTCGATATGGTCGTTGAATTTATAA